One window of the bacterium genome contains the following:
- a CDS encoding tetratricopeptide repeat protein has product MRPVHWIETELSRHFEDLDLTRGADLDRNGKIEGSERTDQNSDGEVDSAEWQKFTGDNKAALEKLGGHFKTYYSAGTAFKPDNPIHDLISIESELVSPEDVKKAYGKAEEILHIVQEYLASEELPKKKLILPYGGMERVGIEFKNQSDSGFINNINRNVLDCDTSSFVALAIAHELNWPVFLVPAPDHIFVRWDDGKEDRYNMDGGLSVDDPVYSVVYNISQDALDQGVYMQNMKPDDILSLFYSNRAAVKSDRGMYEDALKDNDKAIELNPNSAIDYNNRGDAKFRLKRYKEALADFEKALKLDPNFAEAYYNRANTERKLGKYKEAIKDRQRALELNPSLSCLCDTVGSTGSASPSNPSLLSLLLTVIFD; this is encoded by the coding sequence TTCACTGGATAGAGACAGAACTATCCCGACACTTCGAAGACCTGGACCTGACCCGGGGTGCAGACCTTGATCGAAACGGCAAGATCGAGGGGTCGGAGAGGACCGATCAGAACAGCGACGGCGAGGTCGACTCAGCCGAGTGGCAGAAGTTCACGGGCGACAACAAGGCCGCGCTCGAAAAACTGGGCGGCCACTTCAAGACCTACTACTCCGCAGGCACCGCATTTAAACCCGACAACCCCATACATGATCTGATCTCCATCGAATCCGAACTCGTATCCCCGGAGGATGTGAAAAAAGCATATGGAAAAGCAGAAGAGATTCTTCACATTGTACAGGAATACCTTGCGAGTGAAGAACTCCCTAAGAAAAAACTGATACTCCCTTACGGGGGGATGGAACGAGTCGGAATTGAATTCAAGAACCAGAGTGACAGCGGTTTTATCAACAACATAAATAGAAACGTCCTTGACTGCGACACATCTAGTTTTGTGGCGCTTGCAATAGCCCACGAGTTAAACTGGCCGGTATTTTTAGTCCCAGCTCCAGATCACATCTTTGTCAGGTGGGATGATGGCAAAGAAGACCGATACAATATGGACGGAGGTTTAAGCGTCGATGATCCAGTATATTCCGTAGTATACAATATTTCCCAAGATGCACTCGATCAAGGCGTCTATATGCAAAACATGAAACCGGACGACATCCTGTCTTTATTCTATTCCAATCGAGCAGCCGTAAAAAGTGACCGCGGGATGTATGAAGATGCTTTAAAGGACAACGACAAAGCGATCGAACTCAACCCGAATTCCGCCATAGATTACAACAATCGCGGAGATGCAAAATTCAGACTCAAGCGTTATAAGGAGGCACTCGCAGACTTTGAAAAGGCATTAAAACTCGATCCTAATTTTGCCGAAGCCTATTACAATCGCGCAAACACAGAGCGAAAACTCGGGAAATACAAAGAGGCGATCAAAGATCGCCAACGGGCCCTGGAACTCAATCCCTCACTCTCCTGCCTCTGCGACACAGTGGGCAGCACCGGCAGCGCCTCGCCTTCAAATCCGTCGCTCCTCTCCCTCCTCCTGACGGTCATTTTCGACTGA